From the genome of Danio rerio strain Tuebingen ecotype United States chromosome 2, GRCz12tu, whole genome shotgun sequence, one region includes:
- the d2hgdh gene encoding D-2-hydroxyglutarate dehydrogenase, mitochondrial isoform X1 codes for MGLFQKCTRLSLRSSYMWSVCPQYSIAVTARETPDRALIVHWTQHRGVHNSRQLGANPANPSAAPPRLPFSRVTQEDLSFFRALLPGRTITDPDLLKSSNVDWLKTVQGSSDVLLRPKTTEEVSQILRYCNERNLAVCPQGGNTGLVGGSVPVFDEIILSTSLMNQVFAFDNISGILTCQAGCVLENLSHYLEERDFIMPLDLGAKGSCHIGGNVSTNAGGLRLLRYGSLRGTVLGLEVVLADGRVLNCLATLRKDNTGYDLKQLFIGSEGTLGVITAVSILCPRKPKAVNVAFLGCSSFQQLLETFQCCRGMLGEILSAFEFLDASCMNLLEKHLKLTNPITECPFYIVIETAGSNATHDEEKLHQFLEEVMTSSLVTDGTVATEATKIKALWSLRERVTEALTHEGYTYKYDISLPVEKIYDLVQDMRRHLGGMAKNVVGYGHVGDGNLHLNITSPSKDFALLAAIEPYVYEWTSQWKGSISAEHGLGLKKRNYIYYSKPSEAVALMGSIKAMLDPKGILNPYKTLPDNIN; via the exons ATGGGGCTGTTTCAGAAGTGCACACGACTCTCTCTGAGGTCCAGCTATATGTGGTCAGTCTGTCCTCAGTACAGCATTGCAGTCACTGCCCGAGAGACCCCAGACAGGGCTCTGATAGTGCACTGGACTCAGCATCGTGGTGTGCACAACAGCAGACAGCTGGGAGCCAATCCAGCCAACCCCAGTGCTGCTCCTCCACGCTTACCCTTCTCCAGGGTCACACAGGAGGATCTGTCCTTCTTCAGAGCGCTACTGCCTGGAAGAACCATCACTGATCCAGACCTGCTGAAGTCCAGTAATGTAGACTGGCTTAAGACTGTACAAG gtAGTAGTGATGTTCTCCTGAGACCCAAAACAACAGAAGAGGTCTCTCAGATTCTCAG GTACTGTAATGAGCGAAATCTGGCAGTGTGTCCGCAGGGAGGAAACACAGGTCTGGTGGGAGGAAGTGTGCCTGTGTTTGATGAGATCATCCTTTCCACTTCTCTAATGAACCAAGTCTTCGCCTTCGACAATATCTCAG GTATCCTCACTTGTCAGGCAGGCTGTGTGTTGGAAAACCTGTCTCACTATCTAGAGGAGAGAGACTTCATCATGCCGCTGGATCTCGGAGCAAAGGGAAGCTGtcatattggagggaatgtgtcTACTAATGCAGGTGGTCTCAGACTTCTGCGCTACGGCTCACTTAGAGGGACGGTTCTGGGCCTGGAAGTG GTTTTGGCAGATGGACGTGTTTTGAACTGTCTGGCCACACTTCGCAAGGACAACACGGGTTATGACCTCAAGCAGCTTTTCATTGGCTCAGAAGGGACATTAGGAGTCATTACTGCTGTTTCCATCCTGTGCCCCCGCAAGCCTAAAGCTGTCAATGTAGCCTTTTTAG GGTGCTCCAGCTTCCAGCAACTACTGGAAACATTTCAGTGTTGTAGAGGGATGCTGGGAGAGATCCTGTCTGCTTTTGAGTTTTTAGATGCTTCCTGTATGAACCTTCTGGAGAAGCATCTGAAACTCACCAACCCCATCACAG AATGTCCCTTTTACATTGTCATTGAGACTGCTGGATCCAACGCCACCCATGATGAAGAAAAGCTACATCAATTCCTTGAAGAAGTCATGACATCATCTCTGGTCACTGACGGGACAGTTGCGACAGAGGCAACAAAAATCAAG GCATTGTGGTCTTTGAGGGAGAGAGTCACAGAAGCTCTGACGCATGAAGGATACACTTACAAATATGACATCTCCCTTCCTGTGGAGAAGATCTATGATTTAGTCCAAGATATGAGGAGGCACCTTGGAGGCATGGCCAAGAATGTCGTCGGCTATGGACACGTTG GGGATGGAAATCTTCATTTAAACATCACTTCCCCCTCTAAAGACTTTGCTCTGCTGGCTGCCATTGAGCCATATGTGTATGAGTGGACGTCTCAGTGGAAAGGCAGCATCAGTGCAGAGCATGGGCTCGGTCTGAAGAAGAGAAACTACATCTACTACAGTAAACCCTCAGAGGCAGTCGCTCTCATGGGCAGCATTAAAGCCATGCTGGATCCTAAAGGCATCCTCAACCCTTACAAAACACTGCCAGACAACATAAACTAA
- the d2hgdh gene encoding D-2-hydroxyglutarate dehydrogenase, mitochondrial isoform X2, which translates to MNQVFAFDNISGILTCQAGCVLENLSHYLEERDFIMPLDLGAKGSCHIGGNVSTNAGGLRLLRYGSLRGTVLGLEVVLADGRVLNCLATLRKDNTGYDLKQLFIGSEGTLGVITAVSILCPRKPKAVNVAFLGCSSFQQLLETFQCCRGMLGEILSAFEFLDASCMNLLEKHLKLTNPITECPFYIVIETAGSNATHDEEKLHQFLEEVMTSSLVTDGTVATEATKIKALWSLRERVTEALTHEGYTYKYDISLPVEKIYDLVQDMRRHLGGMAKNVVGYGHVGDGNLHLNITSPSKDFALLAAIEPYVYEWTSQWKGSISAEHGLGLKKRNYIYYSKPSEAVALMGSIKAMLDPKGILNPYKTLPDNIN; encoded by the exons ATGAACCAAGTCTTCGCCTTCGACAATATCTCAG GTATCCTCACTTGTCAGGCAGGCTGTGTGTTGGAAAACCTGTCTCACTATCTAGAGGAGAGAGACTTCATCATGCCGCTGGATCTCGGAGCAAAGGGAAGCTGtcatattggagggaatgtgtcTACTAATGCAGGTGGTCTCAGACTTCTGCGCTACGGCTCACTTAGAGGGACGGTTCTGGGCCTGGAAGTG GTTTTGGCAGATGGACGTGTTTTGAACTGTCTGGCCACACTTCGCAAGGACAACACGGGTTATGACCTCAAGCAGCTTTTCATTGGCTCAGAAGGGACATTAGGAGTCATTACTGCTGTTTCCATCCTGTGCCCCCGCAAGCCTAAAGCTGTCAATGTAGCCTTTTTAG GGTGCTCCAGCTTCCAGCAACTACTGGAAACATTTCAGTGTTGTAGAGGGATGCTGGGAGAGATCCTGTCTGCTTTTGAGTTTTTAGATGCTTCCTGTATGAACCTTCTGGAGAAGCATCTGAAACTCACCAACCCCATCACAG AATGTCCCTTTTACATTGTCATTGAGACTGCTGGATCCAACGCCACCCATGATGAAGAAAAGCTACATCAATTCCTTGAAGAAGTCATGACATCATCTCTGGTCACTGACGGGACAGTTGCGACAGAGGCAACAAAAATCAAG GCATTGTGGTCTTTGAGGGAGAGAGTCACAGAAGCTCTGACGCATGAAGGATACACTTACAAATATGACATCTCCCTTCCTGTGGAGAAGATCTATGATTTAGTCCAAGATATGAGGAGGCACCTTGGAGGCATGGCCAAGAATGTCGTCGGCTATGGACACGTTG GGGATGGAAATCTTCATTTAAACATCACTTCCCCCTCTAAAGACTTTGCTCTGCTGGCTGCCATTGAGCCATATGTGTATGAGTGGACGTCTCAGTGGAAAGGCAGCATCAGTGCAGAGCATGGGCTCGGTCTGAAGAAGAGAAACTACATCTACTACAGTAAACCCTCAGAGGCAGTCGCTCTCATGGGCAGCATTAAAGCCATGCTGGATCCTAAAGGCATCCTCAACCCTTACAAAACACTGCCAGACAACATAAACTAA
- the d2hgdh gene encoding D-2-hydroxyglutarate dehydrogenase, mitochondrial precursor (The RefSeq protein has 6 substitutions compared to this genomic sequence), with amino-acid sequence MGLFQKCSRLSLRSSYMWSVCPQYSIAVTARETPDRALIVHWTQHRDVHNSRRLGANPANPSAAPPRLPFSRVTQEDLSFFRALLPGRTITDPDLLKSSNVDWLKTVQGSSDVLLRPKTTEGVSQILRYCNERNLAVCPQGGNTGLVGGSVPVFDEIILSTSLMNQVFAFDNISGILTCQAGCVLENLSHYLEERDFIMPLDLGAKGSCHIGGNVSTNAGGLRLLRYGSLRGTVLGLEVVLADGHVLNCLATLRKDNTGYDLKQLFIGSEGTLGVITAVSILCPRKPKAVNVAFLGCSSFQQLLETFQCCRGMLGEILSAFEFLDASCMNLLEKHLKLTNPITECPFYIVIETAGSNATHDEEKLHQFLEEVMTSSLVTDGTVATEATKIKALWSLRERVTEALTHEGYTYKYDISLPVEKIYDLVQDMRRHLGGMAKNVVGYGHVGDGNLHLNITSPSKDFDLLAAIEPYVYEWTSQWKGSISAEHGLGLKKRNYIYYSKPSEAVALMGSIKAMLDPKGILNPYKTLPDNIN; translated from the exons ATGGGGCTGTTTCAGAAGTGCACACGACTCTCTCTGAGGTCCAGCTATATGTGGTCAGTCTGTCCTCAGTACAGCATTGCAGTCACTGCCCGAGAGACCCCAGACAGGGCTCTGATAGTGCACTGGACTCAGCATCGTGGTGTGCACAACAGCAGACAGCTGGGAGCCAATCCAGCCAACCCCAGTGCTGCTCCTCCACGCTTACCCTTCTCCAGGGTCACACAGGAGGATCTGTCCTTCTTCAGAGCGCTACTGCCTGGAAGAACCATCACTGATCCAGACCTGCTGAAGTCCAGTAATGTAGACTGGCTTAAGACTGTACAAG gtAGTAGTGATGTTCTCCTGAGACCCAAAACAACAGAAGAGGTCTCTCAGATTCTCAG GTACTGTAATGAGCGAAATCTGGCAGTGTGTCCGCAGGGAGGAAACACAGGTCTGGTGGGAGGAAGTGTGCCTGTGTTTGATGAGATCATCCTTTCCACTTCTCTAATGAACCAAGTCTTCGCCTTCGACAATATCTCAG GTATCCTCACTTGTCAGGCAGGCTGTGTGTTGGAAAACCTGTCTCACTATCTAGAGGAGAGAGACTTCATCATGCCGCTGGATCTCGGAGCAAAGGGAAGCTGtcatattggagggaatgtgtcTACTAATGCAGGTGGTCTCAGACTTCTGCGCTACGGCTCACTTAGAGGGACGGTTCTGGGCCTGGAAGTG GTTTTGGCAGATGGACGTGTTTTGAACTGTCTGGCCACACTTCGCAAGGACAACACGGGTTATGACCTCAAGCAGCTTTTCATTGGCTCAGAAGGGACATTAGGAGTCATTACTGCTGTTTCCATCCTGTGCCCCCGCAAGCCTAAAGCTGTCAATGTAGCCTTTTTAG GGTGCTCCAGCTTCCAGCAACTACTGGAAACATTTCAGTGTTGTAGAGGGATGCTGGGAGAGATCCTGTCTGCTTTTGAGTTTTTAGATGCTTCCTGTATGAACCTTCTGGAGAAGCATCTGAAACTCACCAACCCCATCACAG AATGTCCCTTTTACATTGTCATTGAGACTGCTGGATCCAACGCCACCCATGATGAAGAAAAGCTACATCAATTCCTTGAAGAAGTCATGACATCATCTCTGGTCACTGACGGGACAGTTGCGACAGAGGCAACAAAAATCAAG GCATTGTGGTCTTTGAGGGAGAGAGTCACAGAAGCTCTGACGCATGAAGGATACACTTACAAATATGACATCTCCCTTCCTGTGGAGAAGATCTATGATTTAGTCCAAGATATGAGGAGGCACCTTGGAGGCATGGCCAAGAATGTCGTCGGCTATGGACACGTTG GGGATGGAAATCTTCATTTAAACATCACTTCCCCCTCTAAAGACTTTGCTCTGCTGGCTGCCATTGAGCCATATGTGTATGAGTGGACGTCTCAGTGGAAAGGCAGCATCAGTGCAGAGCATGGGCTCGGTCTGAAGAAGAGAAACTACATCTACTACAGTAAACCCTCAGAGGCAGTCGCTCTCATGGGCAGCATTAAAGCCATGCTGGATCCTAAAGGCATCCTCAACCCTTACAAAACACTGCCAGACAACATAAACTAA